The sequence CGCCCGCCGGTATCGCGTTCTGCCGGGCCGACGATCAGCGCCTTGTGCGAGGGGAGGCCGGCGAACCGGAGTCCGGAGAACGCGAAGAGGGCGGCGACCACCAGCGCGCTCGTGGGTGCGTAGATCAGCAATACCGGGAAGATGGCGTAGACGGCGAAGCCGAGGCCGACGACGGGTTTCAGGCCGACGGACTCGGCTACCTTGGCGGCCGGGGCCATCACGAGCAAGGCGACGAGCATCTCGAGGCCGAGCAGGAGGCCGAAGAAGACTTCGGGGCTGAGGTAGATCCCGAAGAGGGTTGCGTCGACCTCGAGGTGGCGGGTAACGACGATGACGAAGAAGATGTAGACCATACCGTTGGCGAAGCGCACGAGGGTATCACCGACGAGTAATGGACGGAGTTCCGGCGGGAGGTCTCGCAGGTCGTCGAGGACTTGCCCGACGCCCTCGAACTCCTTGCCGATGGTGTCCTCGCTGGCGTCGTAGAGGACGTGCTGGGCGACGGTCGCGAACGCGCCGAAGACGACGGCGACGACGAGCACGAACAGGAAGCCGGGGAGGACGTCGCCGCCGCCGACGTAGAGCAAGCCAGCGGCGATCAGCGGGCCGACGAGGAAGGCCGTCCGCCGGAAGGTCTCGGTGCTCGCGAACCCGCGGGCGAGCCTCGAGGGGGGGACGCTCTGTTTGACGATGGCGTAGGTGGCTCCCAGTCCGAAGGACTTCCAGCCCTGTGCCAGCACGAGACCGACGAAGATCCAGATCCAGGGTTCGACGGCGACGGGGCCGAGATTGATCGTGCCAACGAGTGGGGCGACCAGCCAGACCAGAAAGCCGAGCGTCGAGACGAATCCGAACAGTGTGAGGGCGACCCGCGAACCGATGCGATCGGAGAGTGCACCGCCGGGGTAGGGGTAGAGCGCGCTGATCACGTTGCCGAAGGTGCCGTAGAGCCCGATGACGAACGTACTCGCCCCGAGGACGGCCATGTACTCGGGGAGGTACCGGCTGGTCATCTGGAACCCGAGACTGAAGGCGAACATCGCGACCGAGAGGACGAGGACGTCCCGTTGCAGGGAGAAGAACTGGCGGAACGGGTCGAGCGCGTCGGGCGTTTCTCCCTCGGTTGCCATACGGCCGCCTATTCGTCGAGGATCAATAAGGCTCCGTACCGTCTCGGAGCCAGTCGCTCGAGCGAGTGCCACTCACTCGAGGGACCTCAGCCGTTGGCGTCGGTCACCGTCACCGAGACCGTCCGCGTCCGCGGGCCATCGCACTCGAGCAGGAAGACCGACTGCCAGGTGCCGAGTGCGAGGTCGCCGTTTCTGATCGGGACGGTCACGTCCGGGCCGAATAGCGCCGCGCGGAGGTGTGAATCGGCGTTGCCGTCGAGTTCGTCGTGGGCGTGGCCCTCGTCGGGGACGAGGTCGCCGAGAAACGTCTCGACGTCGTCGCGCAGTCGCGGTTCGTTTTCCTGGACGACGAGCGCGGCCGTCGTGTGCGTGACGAACGCCGTCGCGAGTCCCGACTCACAGCCGTCGGGGACGGCGGCTTCGACCTGTGCGGTCACGTCGACGGTCGTCAGCCGTGCGTCGGTGTCGACGGTGAACTCCATACTGACCAGTCGTGTCCCAGCGGCCCGTGCGTTTCGGTTGCACGCCGTTGTCTGGCGGCCAGTGGTGTCTCAGTCACCACACCCGTGACTCAGGGGTCAGAACGCAGGACTCGGGACTCAGCGCTCGAGGTGCTCGAGAACGGCCGCTGCCCGCTCCCTGACGCTCGCGTTCGGATCGTCGGTCGCGAGGTCTGTGAGTCGCTCTCGCATCGACTCGAGGCTCGTTTCCGTCTCCGTCGCGAGGTGTTCGAGGATCCTCGCGCCGGCGGCTCTGGCGGCCGGATCGTCGCTCTCGAGGGCGACCGCGGCCGCGTCGACGTGATCTGTGAGGGCCGTCGGGCGATCGCCTGCGACGGCCTCGAGCGCCCGGACGAGCGCGGGCGTGGCGTCGTCGGTCGGGTTCTCGAGGACGAACGCTACGATTTCGTCGACCGACGGTGCGACGTCGGCTGGCGAGTACGCAGCTAGCGTCGCGAGACAATCGGCGATTTCCGTGTGACACTCGAGGTCGTCGGCGAGCAACGAGCGAAGTTTCGGCACGGTCGGCAGGCAGGCGTCGGGTGCGTCCTCGACGTGAGCGACGACGTCGGCGACGGCTGCCCGTCGCTCGCTCGCCACCTCGCTGTCGAGCCGGGCCAGTATCGACGGCAGGTCGACTGACGACCCTCCCTGCTTCCCGACGGCATTTCCCCCATCCATCTCGTCCGATCCATGAGACAAGATAGAGAAAAGTCTTCCGACTGTTTAGTTCACGACTGCTGACGAGTAATCGGGATCGTCGGAGGGCGACGAGGCCGGGCCCGACGTGGCCACCGCTCGAGGTGCGAGGACTCAGTCGAAGATCCGAACGGGTGATGGGGAGCGTCCCGAGCGTCAGGCCAGCCACTCCTCCGGTTTCGTGTCGTAGTCGACGTCGTCGGCTGCGAGGTGTTCGACGTCGCTCCACGGGACGTCTTCCATCGTCACTTCCTCGCCGTCGTATCGGATGAGCTTCCCGCGTTCTTCGGGTTCTGGCTCGCGGTTGCGCCGCCGTGCGACTTCGACGTCGTGTTCGTTGACCTCCTTGACGATCGTCAGGAGGTTCACCGGTCGGCCCCAGAGTTCGAAGATCCGCTTCAGGGTCTCTCGAGCCTGCCCGAGGTCGAGCATGACGCCGTTGTACTGGTGGCCGAGCAGGAGTTCGTTGGCGTTGTTGTAGTTGCCGTCGTAGACCGCAATTGTCGGTTTCCCGAAGTTGGTGAACTGCAACAGCAGCTTCTTCTTGACGTCTTCGGCGGCGTCGCTCGCGACGTGGAACTGGCCGGTGGCCTTCGAGTGCTCGTAGGTGAAGTAGTTGTTCTCGGTGATGAACTCCTCCGTGAGGAACTCGTCTAAGAAGGTCACGTCGTTGTGGCTCTCCCGGACGTCGTAGAGGCGATCCCAGCCCGCGGTGAACTCGACGTCAGCGAGCGCTTCCTCGACGCTCTCGTAGCGGGCGTCGTCGAAGAGGTACCGGCCGATCCGCTCGAGATCCTGCTGGCTCACCCGGGAGAGGAACCCACGGTTGTGTCGCTTGACCAGCGAGTAGTGCCGGCGTGCCAGTCCCTCGTCGGTCAGCACCTTCCACGGGTACTTCGCGAGGTCAATTTCGCCGTCGCGGGCGGCCTCGAGCGCCTCCTGATCGACCCAGTCGTCGGGAACGTCCTCGAGTTCGTCGAACGAGTCGGCGTCGATCGAGGCGATGGCTTCCGGCGGCTCGAGCTGGGCGAGGACGTCCTCGAAGTCGACGACCTCGGTGAGGTTGCGCCAGGAGATGCCCTCGACGCGGAGCAAGCGTTCGAGGACTTCACGGCGGTTCGTCGTGTTCTCGACGTACTCCCAGAGTTCCATCCCGAGGCTGTAGGGGTTGAGGCCGCCAGAGCCGAGTACCTTCGCCATGTGGTCGGCGTAGTTCAGGAACTCGTCGTCGCCGGCGAAGCGCTCGTCGGTCATCATCGTCGACTCCCAGTAACTTGCCCATCCCTCGTTCATCACCTTGGTCATCTTCTGGGCGGCGAAGTAGTAGGCCTCCGCGCGCATCATGTCGAGGACGTCCCGTTGCCAGGGTTCCATCTCGACGGCACGCTCGGACTCGCCGTCGTACTGTTTGCCGTGTTCGCGCAGGAACGCCAGCACGTCTTTCTGGGGCTCCTCGGGGAAGGTGACCTGCTCGTCTCCCTCCTCGAGTTTCTCGAGCCACTCCTCGTCGAACACCTCGCCTTTGATCTCCTCGGAGAGGTCGAGTTCGTCGAGTTGTTCCGCGAGGTCGGCGTCGATCGCGTCGACGGGGCCGTCGACCTCGAGTCGACGCTCGAACACCCGGTGCTGGTCGATGTTGTCCTCTAAGCTGAGGCAGTGGTCGATCCACTTTTCGACCTCGGCGCGGTCGATGTCGGGGTCGCGCATGTAGCGGTCGATCGCCCGGGCGTGGCGCTCGAGCATGGCCGCGGCGTTTACCTGCGCTTCGTCCGCCTGACCGCTCGTGAACAGACCGAACCACTCGTTTTTCGCGAAGAAGTCGGAGTGGGCTTCGACGTGCGTGATGACGGCCTTCTGGTCGGCGACCGTGTTCGACTCCTGGAGGAACGCGTGAGCGGGGTTGTCGTTGTTGACGATTTCGAAGGCCTTCCCGCCGGTGTAGCGGCCCTGTTTCTGCTGGCGGTCGTACTGCATTCCCCACCGCCAGTGGGGGTACCGCGACTGGAACCCGCCGTAGGCGATGAGTTCGTTCATCTCGTCGTAGTCGACGATCCAGTACTTTACCGGGTACGGTTCGAGACCGAGTTTCTGTGCCAGGTTTCTGGCCTCCGTGACCGGTTCCTCGAGGTCGCCGGCGATGGCTTGCTTTCGGTACCTGTCTGCGTTGGTCGTTGGCTTACTCATTAGTCTCACTCTCGGTCGAGAGAATCTCGTAGATCGCGTCGGTGACGTCGGCTTCGCCGTTGACGTAGGCCACCGCGACGTCTTCGGAATCGGGGCCGAAGTGACGCTCTAACTCCTCAGCGTGGGTCGCGTTGATCGCGTTCCCGCTTGGCTGGGTCTCGACGTAGGCGTGGAGGTTGGCGTCGATCTCTTCCATCATGGGGATGACGCGCTCTTCGGTGTCGTTGCTCGAGTTCTCGGAGTCGCCCGCGGCGAAGACGTAGCGGTTCCACTCGCTCCAGGGGTACTCCTCCAGCAATTCGGCGGCGAGTTCGTACGCACTCGAGATCTTGGTGCCACCGCCGCTTCTGATGCCGAAGAAGTTCTCGCGCTCGACCTCCCAGGCGTCGGCGTCGTGGGCGATGTAGACGAACTCGGCGTTGTCGTACTTGCCCTGGAGGTACCAGTCCAGCGGCGTGAACGTGCGCTCGACGAGTTCGCGTTTCTTCTCGCGCATCGAGCCGGAGACGTCCCGGATGTTGACGACGACGACGTTCTTCTCTTTCTCCTCGATGATCTCGGGATAGCGGTAGCGTTCGTCCTCACGGCGGAACGGGACGTGTTTGATCCCCTCGCGGCGGATCTGTTGCTGGACGCTCTGGCGGTCGACGTTGTCCTCGACTTCTTCGATCGAGGACCACGTGCCGCGTTCGTCGGCGACCTCGTCGTGGGCCTCTTCGATCCAGGCCATCGAGACGGGCAGGTTCTCGCCGCGGGCCCACTCGAAGACGTCGCGGGGGGTGATCCCCTCGACCTTGCAGACCTCACGGACGAAGTCCTCGTCGAAGTCCATCGCGAGTTTGCGCTTGAGTCCCTCTTTGAACATCCGCTCGAAGTCGAGGGTGCTGTCCGGGCCGGTTCGCGTCAGGTCGGTGAACGGTCCTTCGGTCTCCTCGACGACCGTCTTCCCCTTGGGTTCCAGGTCGAGACCCAGTTCCTCGTCGAGTTCCTGAGCGAACTCCTCGGGGTCCATCTCGTAGTACTCGTGTTCGCCGCCTTCCTCGCCGGGTTCACCATCCTCGCCGTCGCCGTCGCCCGGCTGGGGCTGTGGCTGGCCGACCGGCTGCCCGACGTCCGGCGTGTCGCCGTCGCCCTGCCCGACGCCGCCCTTGTCGCGCTGGTCGTACTCGAACTCCGGAAGCGAGACGATCTTGACAGGGATCTGGATCTGGTTCGGCCGTCCGCCGCCCAGGTCGCCGTACTGAATGAAATCAGCCAGGTCCTCGCGTCGTTTCTCGCCCACTTCGCGGAATCGCTCGAGGTCGTCTCTCAGTCCCATGTGTTCTCACCCCCGACGTTCCGGGGTTGGGTCGATGTCGTGTTCATCGTCAGTCCCATCGGTAGCTCACCTGTCCCATGACGTGTCTGCTGGTCAGTTCGGCCGACGCCTCGCTGTAGTCGAACTCCTCGACCATCGTCTCGAGTGTCGCCTCCTTGACGCTCTCTGTCTCGGTCCCGCTCGGCGGGTCGTCCCACTGCCGGGGGTCGACGTCCTCGAACGTTCGCCTGACGTCCTCCCAGTCGTGGCTCTCGAGGACGGCCTTGATCACCGGGATCGCCGTCAGGTCGACGTCTTCGACCGAGAAGTCCTCGTCGCGGTGTTCCCACGCGTGGCGATTCAGGGAGGTGATCACCTTCTCCCGGCGGAAGTTTCGGACGCTCTCGTGTGGGTGATTCCCCTCGTAGTCGTCTTCGCCGAACCGGCCGAGGTGTTCGACCTCGAAGAGCTTCATCTTCAGCGGGTCGGGTTCGACGCGTTCGCCGCGGTCGTTGTACAGCGGTTCGTCGGTCTCCCAGGCGTAGACGTGTTCGACGTACTCTGCGACGGTCTCCTCGTCGACGCGTTTGTCGTGCATGATCGCCTCGATGACGTCGGCTTCCTGCCGGTCGTAGACGTAGTTCTTGACCGGGACGACCCGGTTTTCGAACTCGGAGCGCTCGCCGGTCGAGAACACCGGTGCAGTCGAGAGCCCCTCGGCCATCGCGTTCAGGACGTCCCGGGGCATGACGACGTCCTCGACGGGCAGGTCGGCGTGGTGGCGGTCGAGGTCCGTCTGGACCAGTTCCGCGAGCGCGTCCCGCGTGTAGGTGACCGGAATGCCGTGGTCGCCGTCGTCTCCGTCGTCGTCGAAGTCGAACGCCTCCTTCTCGAGTCGGTTGTCGCCTTCCTGCAGATAGCCCTGATCGTAGATCAGCGCCTTGTCGACGAGGTCGAGCCCGTTGGGCAGGTCGGTCTCGTCGAGCCGCGTGACGACCGCGTAGAGTGCCGCGGCCTCGATGGCGTGGGGGGCGAACTCTCGCGTTCGGGTCTCGCCGTCCTGCCCCCTGATCGTCACGGACACCGGTTCCCGAATCCGTGACTCGAGTTCGTCGTAGGTATCTGCCTCCCAGACCTCGGTCTCGTTTGTCAACTCCCGACGGATGAGTTCACACTCGAGGCTCAGGTTGGTGAGGTAGCCGAACTGGTGTTTGTCCAGCCGGCGTTTGAGCGCCTTCAGCGGGTCCGTGCCGTTGCGATCGGCGTGCTGGTTGAGCTGGGCCTCGAGGTCGGGGTTCGAGATGATCAGTAACTGGGTGTCGACGTCCATCCCGATGCCTTTGTCCAGTTTTACCGACTGCTCGTCGGGGACGTTCAGCAGTTTCTGCAGGAGGTCTGCGTGCTGGGCGGCGTCTTCGACGATGGTGAGGACGCCGTTGCCCTGCGAGAGGACGCCGTCGTAGCTGAACGCCTGTGGGTTCTTGCGCCCGCGCGAATCCAGTTCCTGGAGCATGCCGTGCATCCACGACCCGACGAGCCGTTCCTTGGGGCGGCCGTCGTCCTCGCTGTGGAGAACGCCGACGCCTTGGCCCACGTCGACGACGTAGTTCTTCACGCGCAGGTGGTCCTCGTCGATGATCGCCGAGAACAGTTCGTCTTCGCCGGCCCGGCGGTATCGTTCCTCTAAGTATTCGTAGGCCTCCCGGGAGAACGGGTCGAGGTCGGTGTCGACCCGGACGGGGACGTGATCCTCGAGGTCCGCGTTCAGGTCCTCGAGAATGCGTTCGCGGACCTCCTCGGGGAAGACCGACAGCGGGTGGACCTGCACGGGACTCTCGTACCAGTGCTGTTCGTCGGCCGCGGTGGGGTCGCCGCCGTAGCTCAGGCCGCGTTCGCCGGCGGTGGCGGTCGTGACGTTCCACTCGACGGTGTAGCGCCGACCAGCGGGGGTCTTCGAGTACTCCCGGAGGCCGTTGACCAGACACCGTTTGAGTTCGGATTTCCCGGTGGCGGTGGGGCCTTCGAACCAGATGATCTTCTCGTCTTTCGCTCGCCCGGCCGCGATCGACCGGAGGTCGTCGACGAACCGATTCAGCACCTCGGTGTTGCCGAGAATGGCGTGTTCGCCACCGTTGTGCGGATCGTCGAAGAATCGGTAGCGTTCTTTCTCCTCGCCTTCTTCGACCACCGTTCGCGTGCCGGCGGCCTCGATCGCCTCGAGTAAGTACTTCGAGGCGTGGGAGGCGATCGTCGGGTTTGCGAAGAGCCGGTCGACGTAGGTCGAGACGTCCATCGGCTCCTCGTACGTCTCCTCGAGCGTGCGATCGGCCGCGGAGACGTAGTCTCTGTCTGTCATATCAGGTGTCGATCTCTGCTTTGGCGACCTCCGCGCCGGCGAACTCGAGGACTTCCTTGGCTCCCTCCTCGGAGTAGCCCTGTTCGATCAGGGCGTCGATCCACGCCGAGCGCTCGTCGTCGTCGAACTCCTGGGCGCTGACCAGCGCGGAGAAGTTGATGTTGTGTTTCTTGTCCTCCCAGAGTTTGCGCTCTAACGCGCGGCGCAGGCGCTCGTTGTCCTGCGGGTTGAACGCCTCGCCTTCGCGGGCGCGCCGGGAGACCCAGTTCGAGACTTCCTGGCGGAAGTCGTCCTTGCGGTCCTCGGGGACGTCGAGTTTCTCCTCGACGCTGCGCAGGAACGTCTCGTCCGGTTCCTGCTCGCGCCCGGTCAACTCGTCTTCGATCGTGTCGTCGTCGATGTAGGCCATCACGTGGTCCATGTACTTCTCGCCCTGACGCTGGATCTCGTCGACGTCGTAGGCCAGCGCGTGACGGACGTCCTCGATGGCGCGCTCGCGGTACTCCTCGCGCACGGTCTCGAGGTAGCGGTAGTACTTCTCGAAGTTGTCCTCCGGAATGGAGCCGTGGTGCTCTAAGTTCTCCTCGAAGAAGTTGAACACCGTCA is a genomic window of Natrarchaeobaculum aegyptiacum containing:
- a CDS encoding MFS transporter; this encodes MATEGETPDALDPFRQFFSLQRDVLVLSVAMFAFSLGFQMTSRYLPEYMAVLGASTFVIGLYGTFGNVISALYPYPGGALSDRIGSRVALTLFGFVSTLGFLVWLVAPLVGTINLGPVAVEPWIWIFVGLVLAQGWKSFGLGATYAIVKQSVPPSRLARGFASTETFRRTAFLVGPLIAAGLLYVGGGDVLPGFLFVLVVAVVFGAFATVAQHVLYDASEDTIGKEFEGVGQVLDDLRDLPPELRPLLVGDTLVRFANGMVYIFFVIVVTRHLEVDATLFGIYLSPEVFFGLLLGLEMLVALLVMAPAAKVAESVGLKPVVGLGFAVYAIFPVLLIYAPTSALVVAALFAFSGLRFAGLPSHKALIVGPAERDTGGRVAGAYYLIRNTIVIPSAALGGALWEFATPELAFTVAAVIGIVGTAYFFVFGKEFDAYA
- a CDS encoding secondary thiamine-phosphate synthase enzyme YjbQ codes for the protein MEFTVDTDARLTTVDVTAQVEAAVPDGCESGLATAFVTHTTAALVVQENEPRLRDDVETFLGDLVPDEGHAHDELDGNADSHLRAALFGPDVTVPIRNGDLALGTWQSVFLLECDGPRTRTVSVTVTDANG
- a CDS encoding SpoVR family protein, coding for MSKPTTNADRYRKQAIAGDLEEPVTEARNLAQKLGLEPYPVKYWIVDYDEMNELIAYGGFQSRYPHWRWGMQYDRQQKQGRYTGGKAFEIVNNDNPAHAFLQESNTVADQKAVITHVEAHSDFFAKNEWFGLFTSGQADEAQVNAAAMLERHARAIDRYMRDPDIDRAEVEKWIDHCLSLEDNIDQHRVFERRLEVDGPVDAIDADLAEQLDELDLSEEIKGEVFDEEWLEKLEEGDEQVTFPEEPQKDVLAFLREHGKQYDGESERAVEMEPWQRDVLDMMRAEAYYFAAQKMTKVMNEGWASYWESTMMTDERFAGDDEFLNYADHMAKVLGSGGLNPYSLGMELWEYVENTTNRREVLERLLRVEGISWRNLTEVVDFEDVLAQLEPPEAIASIDADSFDELEDVPDDWVDQEALEAARDGEIDLAKYPWKVLTDEGLARRHYSLVKRHNRGFLSRVSQQDLERIGRYLFDDARYESVEEALADVEFTAGWDRLYDVRESHNDVTFLDEFLTEEFITENNYFTYEHSKATGQFHVASDAAEDVKKKLLLQFTNFGKPTIAVYDGNYNNANELLLGHQYNGVMLDLGQARETLKRIFELWGRPVNLLTIVKEVNEHDVEVARRRNREPEPEERGKLIRYDGEEVTMEDVPWSDVEHLAADDVDYDTKPEEWLA
- a CDS encoding YeaH/YhbH family protein, whose protein sequence is MGLRDDLERFREVGEKRREDLADFIQYGDLGGGRPNQIQIPVKIVSLPEFEYDQRDKGGVGQGDGDTPDVGQPVGQPQPQPGDGDGEDGEPGEEGGEHEYYEMDPEEFAQELDEELGLDLEPKGKTVVEETEGPFTDLTRTGPDSTLDFERMFKEGLKRKLAMDFDEDFVREVCKVEGITPRDVFEWARGENLPVSMAWIEEAHDEVADERGTWSSIEEVEDNVDRQSVQQQIRREGIKHVPFRREDERYRYPEIIEEKEKNVVVVNIRDVSGSMREKKRELVERTFTPLDWYLQGKYDNAEFVYIAHDADAWEVERENFFGIRSGGGTKISSAYELAAELLEEYPWSEWNRYVFAAGDSENSSNDTEERVIPMMEEIDANLHAYVETQPSGNAINATHAEELERHFGPDSEDVAVAYVNGEADVTDAIYEILSTESETNE
- a CDS encoding PrkA family serine protein kinase, giving the protein MTDRDYVSAADRTLEETYEEPMDVSTYVDRLFANPTIASHASKYLLEAIEAAGTRTVVEEGEEKERYRFFDDPHNGGEHAILGNTEVLNRFVDDLRSIAAGRAKDEKIIWFEGPTATGKSELKRCLVNGLREYSKTPAGRRYTVEWNVTTATAGERGLSYGGDPTAADEQHWYESPVQVHPLSVFPEEVRERILEDLNADLEDHVPVRVDTDLDPFSREAYEYLEERYRRAGEDELFSAIIDEDHLRVKNYVVDVGQGVGVLHSEDDGRPKERLVGSWMHGMLQELDSRGRKNPQAFSYDGVLSQGNGVLTIVEDAAQHADLLQKLLNVPDEQSVKLDKGIGMDVDTQLLIISNPDLEAQLNQHADRNGTDPLKALKRRLDKHQFGYLTNLSLECELIRRELTNETEVWEADTYDELESRIREPVSVTIRGQDGETRTREFAPHAIEAAALYAVVTRLDETDLPNGLDLVDKALIYDQGYLQEGDNRLEKEAFDFDDDGDDGDHGIPVTYTRDALAELVQTDLDRHHADLPVEDVVMPRDVLNAMAEGLSTAPVFSTGERSEFENRVVPVKNYVYDRQEADVIEAIMHDKRVDEETVAEYVEHVYAWETDEPLYNDRGERVEPDPLKMKLFEVEHLGRFGEDDYEGNHPHESVRNFRREKVITSLNRHAWEHRDEDFSVEDVDLTAIPVIKAVLESHDWEDVRRTFEDVDPRQWDDPPSGTETESVKEATLETMVEEFDYSEASAELTSRHVMGQVSYRWD